From a region of the Coffea arabica cultivar ET-39 chromosome 3e, Coffea Arabica ET-39 HiFi, whole genome shotgun sequence genome:
- the LOC113737382 gene encoding uncharacterized protein — MMIPKKLLRSDSHNVDTLEYIEKKLIDKGVQRQDCRPIDGIPLSRQHKSGHGGKHTWEGPRDTAENELGAAPPAIDENDPNYVDEEAEDRILRGEVSGVAGLVVGELELPKLAEESVARIDVDPQLLTNI; from the coding sequence ATGATGATACCAAAGAAACTGTTACGTTCAGACAGTCACAACGTTGACACGCTTGAGTACATAGAAAAGAAACTGATTGACAAGGGCGTCCAGAGACAAGACTGTCGTCCTATTGATGGGATTCCGTTAAGCCGTCAGCATAAGTCCGGTCACGGGGGAAAGCATACTTGGGAGGGTCCCAGGGACACGGCGGAGAATGAACTGGGTGCAGCTCCTCCTGCCATAGATGAAAACGATCCAAACTATGTGGATGAAGAGGCGGAGGACAGGATACTTAGGGGGGAGGTTAGTGGGGTCGCCGGGTTGGTGGTCGGAGAGTTGGAGCTCCCTAAACTTGCTGAAGAAAGTGTGGCTAGGATTGATGTTGATCCCCAATTGCTGACCaatatatag
- the LOC113737381 gene encoding zinc finger BED domain-containing protein RICESLEEPER 1-like, which produces MLNCAIKFKEIFPMYRERDVQYYCCPFEEDWEKVEKVCSILETFWATTNIILGSDYPTSNLFLQEVKRIKLVLDSKANDDDDFVRAMVRKMKFKFDEYWGECNLLMAVVAVLDPRQKMTAIEYCFSKLFPPSEAQQNIEKVRNAVFELYNEYLQANELREGGNRKDSQVSSSSVSESSASGSGWDDFDEYVREYQTGPPQESELLIYLEKGPIKIDSSVPRHEFDCLNWWKNSKLTFPILSKMAADILAIPITTVTSEATFSAGT; this is translated from the coding sequence ATGTTGAACTGTGCAATCAAATTCAAAGAGATTTTCCCAATGTATCGAGAACGAGACGTACAGTATTATTGCTGTCCATTCGAAGAAGATTGGGAGAAAGTTGAAAAAGTATGCAGCATTTTAGAGACATTTTGGGCAACTACAAACATCATTTTAGGTAGCGACTATCCAACTTCAAATTTGTTTCTTCAAGAAGTTAAGAGAATAAAGCTAGTTTTGGATAGTAAGgctaatgatgatgatgatttcgTAAGAGCAATGGTGAGAAAgatgaaattcaaatttgatgAGTATTGGGGAGAATGTAATCTATTAATGGCTGTGGTTGCTGTCTTAGATCCTCGACAGAAAATGACTGCTATAGAATATTgcttttctaaactttttccACCTAGTGAAGCTCAGCAAAATATTGAAAAGGTTAGAAATGCTGTCTTTGAATTATACAATGAATATTTGCAAGCAAATGAATTACGTGAGGGTGGAAATAGAAAGGATTCTCAGGTTTCTTCAAGTAGTGTTTCTGAAAGTAGTGCTTCTGGTTCGGGTTGGGATGATTTTGATGAGTATGTGAGGGAATATCAAACTGGACCGCCTCAAGAATCTGAATTACTCATCTATTTGGAAAAGGGTCCAATTAAGATTGATTCAAGTGTGCCGCGACATGAATTTGATTGTTTGAATTGGTGGAAGAATAGCAAGCTCACATTCCCAATTTTATCCAAGATGGCAGCCGATATCCTTGCCATTCCTATTACCACAGTTACTTCTGAGGCTACATTTAGCGCTGgaacatga
- the LOC140038397 gene encoding secreted RxLR effector protein 161-like, which produces MSPKNDAEWENMSKVPYANAVGSLMYAMVCTRPDISHAVRVVSRYMHDPGKEHWQAVKWILRYIQSTVDIGLIFEQDDSQHVVGFCNSDYASDLDKCRSTTGYIFMLVKASVSWKSTLQSMVALSITEAEYMAITEAVKEAIWLQGLLVNLELIKNMSRCIVMVRVLFTWQKTKFIMQGRSILMFDIILCEKFWKNVESKYRRFGLLRILLIR; this is translated from the coding sequence ATGTCACCAAAGAATGATGCAGAATGGGAAAACATGTCAAAAGTACCGTATGCAAATGCTGTTGGTAGCTTGATGTATGCTATGGTATGTACAAGACCTGACATTTCACACGCAGTTAGAGTTGTGAGTAGGTATATGCATGATCCAGGTAAGGAGCATTGGCAAGCTGTGAAATGGATTCTACGATACATCCAAAGTACTGTGGatattggtttgatatttgagCAGGATGACAGTCAGCACGTAGTTGGTTTTTGTAATTCAGATTATGCTAGTGATCTGGATAAATGTAGATCAACTACTGGTTATATATTTATGCTCGTAAAAGCATCAGTCAGTTGGAAGTCTACCTTACAGTCAATGGTTGCTTTATCTATTACAGAAGCAGAGTATATGGCAATCACAGAAGCTGTAAAGGAAGCAATTTGGCTTCAAGGATTGCTTGTGAACTTGGAATTGATAAAAAATATGTCAAGGTGCATTGTGATGGTTAGAGTATTATTCACTTGGCAAAAAACCAAGTTTATCATGCAAGGACGAAGCATATTGATGTTCGATATCATTTTGTgcgagaaattttggaagaatgTGGAGTCAAAATACAGAAGATTCGGACTACTGAGAATCCTGCTGATACGTTGA